From Methanomassiliicoccales archaeon LGM-RCC1, one genomic window encodes:
- a CDS encoding zinc-ribbon domain-containing protein, translating into MTEYAEAKVSLLDEFKGLTKKQWASIACAFALSAILTGFGMGAECLGFLIVAVFLYMVPHMMGVTSPKIKAVIGAVFIVVMLIVGTFAYSDSFKDMESKSTALAEAEILDVYYDDGYIVIESYNKDLSPVVEVSTITVMSFGRPYNNSDNVKEYTDFDYADGKYKQKVKLVEDDYNCIYVGYKKDVTKDQYSYIYVKLVNTGITPDKIRSACFMGAVEMLAYIGAVFYVMLIFSELMRRSAMKARKKMEAEGRLYPQGYGKCKKCGAMVLPGEINCRKCGTPIEVPEEIKVLHKKDFFECSECGTEVPMDAKMCPKCGAVFDEKDEAEIEHADGTVDVSDETFECSECGKVVPANAKRCPYCGADFDEDDE; encoded by the coding sequence ATGACAGAATACGCTGAAGCCAAGGTGTCTCTGCTGGATGAGTTCAAGGGACTCACCAAGAAGCAGTGGGCATCCATTGCCTGTGCGTTCGCTCTGAGCGCGATCCTGACAGGTTTCGGGATGGGAGCGGAATGCTTAGGATTCCTCATTGTGGCGGTTTTCCTGTATATGGTCCCCCACATGATGGGCGTCACGTCCCCCAAAATCAAGGCCGTCATAGGTGCGGTCTTCATAGTCGTAATGCTGATAGTCGGTACGTTCGCGTACTCGGATTCGTTCAAGGACATGGAATCCAAATCCACTGCTCTGGCCGAAGCGGAGATCCTAGACGTCTACTACGATGACGGATACATCGTCATCGAATCGTACAACAAGGATCTGTCCCCGGTCGTGGAGGTAAGCACGATCACCGTGATGTCCTTCGGAAGGCCGTACAACAATTCGGACAATGTCAAGGAATACACGGACTTCGACTATGCTGACGGCAAATACAAGCAGAAAGTGAAGCTCGTCGAGGATGACTACAACTGCATCTACGTCGGTTACAAGAAGGACGTGACCAAGGACCAGTACTCGTATATCTACGTGAAGCTGGTGAACACCGGAATAACGCCCGACAAGATCCGCAGCGCCTGTTTCATGGGTGCTGTCGAGATGCTGGCCTACATCGGTGCCGTGTTCTATGTGATGCTGATCTTCTCCGAGCTCATGAGAAGGAGCGCGATGAAGGCCCGCAAGAAGATGGAGGCCGAGGGAAGGCTGTACCCCCAGGGATACGGCAAGTGCAAGAAATGCGGCGCGATGGTCCTCCCCGGAGAGATAAACTGCAGGAAGTGCGGAACCCCCATCGAGGTCCCCGAAGAGATCAAGGTCCTCCACAAGAAGGACTTCTTCGAGTGCTCGGAGTGCGGAACAGAAGTCCCTATGGATGCCAAGATGTGTCCTAAGTGCGGTGCGGTATTCGACGAGAAGGACGAAGCTGAGATCGAGCACGCGGACGGAACCGTGGATGTCTCGGACGAGACCTTCGAGTGCTCGGAGTGCGGAAAGGTCGTCCCTGCTAATGCGAAGAGATGCCCCTACTGCGGCGCTGACTTCGACGAGGACGACGAGTGA
- a CDS encoding Na+/H+ antiporter NhaC family protein — MSLTNTKHKPLLLLVISLLVAAIAVVAFVTTPAIEGGNRFYGTFWALVPPIVAIVLALATKDVYTSLFVGIVLAAIFVGDGNFEATLISIMDGSTSHTVIDAVTGEEIEIIDDTWGFLGSLDTGILFFLVALGIIGCLLLISGGSRAYGEWALSHIKSRKGAQLMTAFLGILIFVDDYFNCLTVGQVMRSVSDKFQISRAKLAYLIDSMAAPICIIAPISSWAAAVSSYLPDGTDGFGLFIESIQYNFYALFTIVMVITIALIDLDFGPMKVHETNAREKGDLFTTEERPYENEKVEEGNPKGRVADLIIPIFLFLVPASIIMLIWSGGFFDPSSDYYMDIFGAFGDASASSALAYGSLIALILTVIYVLCRRTVSFDQTMECIPRGFRNMVPAISILIFAWCICSLTRYGLGAPEFVDSLVGEGAEALMNFLPAVFMLLACFIAFSTGTSWGTFGILLPIVYAVFIHDPALMIVGISACLSGAVFGDHCSPISDTTIMSSAGAQCSHLNHVGTQVYYALLVAGVSFVFFLIAGFWQSPIVTVIGIVTMVVILLFIKKYQNRGVKLVDTPEGVEPPVME; from the coding sequence ATGAGTTTGACAAATACAAAGCACAAGCCATTGCTTCTGCTGGTGATAAGCCTGCTCGTTGCAGCGATCGCTGTGGTAGCGTTCGTTACAACACCGGCCATTGAGGGAGGGAACAGGTTCTACGGAACGTTCTGGGCTCTTGTGCCTCCAATTGTCGCCATCGTCTTGGCATTGGCTACGAAAGATGTGTATACATCGCTGTTCGTCGGAATAGTGCTGGCAGCAATATTCGTCGGCGACGGAAACTTCGAAGCAACGCTTATCTCCATCATGGATGGAAGCACCTCACACACTGTCATCGATGCAGTGACTGGAGAGGAGATCGAGATCATCGACGACACCTGGGGATTCCTGGGATCGCTCGATACTGGAATCCTGTTCTTCCTGGTGGCCCTCGGTATCATCGGATGCCTCCTGCTGATCAGTGGAGGAAGCCGCGCATACGGAGAGTGGGCCCTGTCCCACATCAAGAGCCGCAAGGGAGCACAGCTCATGACCGCTTTCCTCGGAATCCTGATCTTCGTGGACGATTACTTCAACTGTCTGACAGTCGGTCAAGTCATGAGATCGGTATCTGATAAATTCCAGATCTCCCGTGCAAAGCTCGCATACCTCATCGACTCGATGGCTGCCCCCATCTGTATCATCGCGCCCATCAGTTCTTGGGCGGCTGCGGTTTCTTCCTATCTTCCGGACGGAACCGATGGATTCGGACTCTTCATCGAATCAATCCAGTACAACTTCTACGCACTGTTCACCATCGTGATGGTCATCACGATTGCCCTCATCGACCTGGACTTCGGTCCGATGAAGGTCCATGAGACCAACGCTAGAGAGAAGGGTGACCTCTTCACAACCGAGGAGAGACCCTACGAGAATGAGAAAGTGGAAGAGGGCAACCCCAAGGGAAGGGTCGCAGACCTCATCATTCCCATCTTCCTGTTCCTGGTCCCTGCGAGCATCATCATGCTCATCTGGTCCGGCGGATTCTTCGACCCCAGCTCGGACTACTACATGGACATCTTCGGAGCCTTCGGAGACGCGTCTGCATCCTCCGCTCTCGCATACGGTTCACTCATCGCGCTGATCCTCACAGTCATTTACGTGCTCTGCAGGAGGACGGTCTCGTTCGATCAGACCATGGAGTGCATCCCCCGCGGATTCCGTAACATGGTCCCTGCGATCTCCATCCTAATCTTCGCATGGTGTATCTGCAGCCTTACCAGATACGGACTCGGAGCGCCCGAATTCGTCGACTCCCTTGTCGGAGAGGGTGCTGAGGCCCTGATGAACTTCCTGCCCGCAGTCTTCATGCTGCTGGCCTGTTTCATCGCGTTCTCCACCGGAACCTCATGGGGAACCTTCGGTATCCTGCTTCCCATCGTGTACGCGGTGTTCATCCACGACCCCGCCCTCATGATTGTTGGAATCAGTGCCTGCTTGTCCGGAGCCGTCTTCGGAGACCACTGCTCGCCCATTTCCGACACCACCATCATGTCGTCGGCCGGAGCCCAGTGTAGTCACCTGAACCACGTCGGTACCCAGGTCTACTACGCACTGCTGGTCGCAGGAGTATCCTTCGTGTTCTTCCTCATCGCTGGATTCTGGCAGAGCCCCATCGTCACCGTCATCGGAATCGTGACCATGGTCGTCATACTGCTCTTCATCAAGAAATACCAGAACAGAGGAGTCAAGCTCGTCGATACCCCTGAAGGGGTTGAGCCTCCAGTAATGGAGTGA
- a CDS encoding MATE family efflux transporter encodes MTAEDRVSILLGNPRKAVVAMAIPIVISLLVSQANVLADRAWCAGLGDDAMSAIAVVMPVYMTLVGLGSGLGVGASAVISRMIGAERKRDASSSAVQAILFAVIFGIVMTPIMVFGQTGLLTILGKENILELTCVYMLPYSVFTMFIIFNGVVGGILNGQGATQYSTLLMAIQAVLNIILDPIFIYTMGMGLQGAAIATVISTIASLAVGILLLISKRTYLPISKRDLLYDRLCMGMLLKAGVPQMLEYTVMYFMDAILNLIVLMSAAGSHALTLYSVPDNLMNLIVIPAIAIGSALVPVASSALGQKDVGRMRESFRFAFTRGILIVVILAIILEIFPDQSLYIFSYSGEMLDNRPEMVEMLKVMCLYIGFFAFTPLCSGYMQAMGHPNRSLIMALWRNAVLITFYLIAIQQTELTAIAWALVFGHMIGAFSILAVTLYTDRQVARHLNGQR; translated from the coding sequence ATGACCGCGGAGGACAGGGTATCGATTCTTCTGGGAAATCCCAGGAAAGCCGTCGTAGCGATGGCCATACCCATCGTCATATCCCTGCTGGTCTCCCAGGCCAACGTTCTCGCGGACCGTGCGTGGTGCGCCGGACTGGGCGACGATGCGATGTCCGCCATCGCAGTGGTCATGCCCGTGTACATGACTCTCGTCGGCCTGGGAAGCGGCCTCGGTGTCGGTGCATCGGCAGTCATCTCGAGAATGATCGGTGCCGAAAGGAAGAGAGATGCATCGAGCTCCGCAGTTCAGGCGATCCTTTTCGCAGTCATATTCGGCATAGTGATGACGCCCATCATGGTCTTCGGACAGACGGGACTGCTCACCATACTGGGCAAGGAGAACATACTGGAGCTCACATGCGTCTACATGCTGCCCTACTCCGTATTCACGATGTTCATCATCTTCAACGGAGTGGTGGGCGGGATCCTGAACGGACAGGGCGCGACCCAATATTCCACCCTCCTCATGGCCATCCAGGCAGTCCTGAACATTATCCTCGATCCGATTTTCATTTACACCATGGGCATGGGGTTGCAGGGTGCGGCGATTGCGACTGTCATATCCACGATAGCCTCATTGGCAGTAGGGATACTTCTGCTGATCAGCAAGAGGACCTATCTTCCCATTTCGAAGAGGGATCTGCTATATGACAGACTATGCATGGGCATGCTCCTCAAAGCAGGCGTTCCGCAGATGCTGGAGTACACGGTGATGTACTTCATGGATGCCATCCTGAACCTCATCGTCCTGATGTCCGCTGCAGGTTCGCACGCTTTGACGCTGTATTCGGTCCCTGACAACCTTATGAACCTGATCGTGATCCCTGCGATAGCCATCGGTTCCGCATTGGTCCCCGTGGCATCGTCCGCTCTGGGCCAGAAAGATGTTGGCCGTATGAGGGAATCCTTCAGGTTCGCTTTCACCAGGGGGATCCTTATTGTGGTCATCCTCGCAATAATCCTGGAGATCTTCCCAGACCAGAGCCTCTACATCTTCTCGTATTCGGGAGAGATGCTGGACAACCGTCCCGAGATGGTGGAGATGCTGAAGGTCATGTGCCTGTACATCGGGTTCTTCGCATTCACGCCGCTGTGCTCCGGATACATGCAGGCCATGGGCCATCCCAACAGGTCCCTGATCATGGCCCTGTGGAGGAACGCTGTCCTCATAACATTCTACCTGATCGCCATCCAGCAGACGGAACTGACGGCGATCGCATGGGCCCTCGTCTTCGGCCACATGATCGGTGCGTTCTCCATCCTGGCTGTAACTCTTTATACGGACAGACAGGTCGCAAGACATCTGAACGGACAACGGTGA
- the thrS gene encoding threonine--tRNA ligase — protein sequence MKALYNDGSVNECEDDLKVIRHTAAHVMAQAVQRLYPGTKLAIGPAIEDGFYYDFDKEGGFVPEDLEKIEAEMKKIVKENLKLETYTMSRQEAIDYLKSKGEIYKVQLVVELPQDASISFYKQGEFVDLCAGPHALYTKAVKEFKLTSIAGAYWRGDENNKMLSRIYGTAWDSKEALDKYLTMLEEAKKRDHRKLGKELGLFTIMEEGQGFPFYLPKGMVLRNTLIEYWRELHTRENYYEISTPLILDQQLWLRSGHWDHYKENMYTTVIDDAIHCIKPMNCPGGILVYKNENHSYKELPLRLGELGTVHRHERSGTLHGLFRVRCFTQDDAHIFMTPEQIPDEIAGVVRLVDEVYSKFGFNYHIELSTRPENSMGTDEEWEMATNGLKKALDSLGREYAIHEGDGAFYGPKIDFHVEDSLGRTWQCGTIQLDFQLPQRFDINYIGADGEKHRPIMIHRVIYGSIDRFMGILIEHYGGKFPTWLAPVQVRVLSVSEKSFDYAEQVAAKLKAAGIRVKLDNRGEKIGYKIREAQLQKVPYMLVLGENEVQDGTIVTVRKRDGGDQGTVKLDDFIADLQKEIADRV from the coding sequence ATGAAGGCTTTGTACAACGACGGCAGCGTCAACGAGTGCGAAGATGACCTGAAGGTCATAAGGCACACGGCTGCCCACGTGATGGCCCAGGCGGTGCAGAGGCTGTACCCTGGGACCAAATTGGCGATTGGACCTGCGATCGAAGACGGATTCTACTACGATTTCGACAAGGAGGGCGGTTTCGTCCCCGAGGACCTCGAGAAGATCGAGGCCGAGATGAAGAAGATCGTAAAGGAGAACCTGAAACTCGAGACATACACAATGTCGAGGCAGGAAGCCATCGATTATCTGAAATCCAAAGGCGAGATCTACAAGGTCCAGCTCGTGGTCGAGCTACCCCAGGACGCTAGCATCAGCTTCTACAAGCAGGGCGAGTTCGTAGATCTCTGTGCAGGACCCCACGCTCTATACACGAAAGCGGTCAAAGAGTTCAAACTCACATCCATAGCCGGTGCCTACTGGAGAGGCGACGAGAACAACAAGATGCTCTCCCGTATCTACGGTACCGCATGGGATTCCAAGGAGGCGCTGGACAAGTACCTCACCATGCTCGAGGAGGCCAAGAAGAGAGACCACAGGAAGCTCGGAAAGGAGCTCGGTCTCTTCACCATCATGGAGGAGGGACAGGGATTCCCGTTCTACCTCCCCAAGGGAATGGTCCTCAGGAACACCCTCATCGAATACTGGAGGGAGCTCCACACCCGCGAGAACTACTACGAGATCTCCACCCCGCTCATCCTGGACCAGCAGCTTTGGCTGAGGTCCGGTCACTGGGATCACTACAAGGAGAACATGTACACCACTGTCATCGATGACGCGATCCACTGCATCAAGCCTATGAACTGCCCAGGAGGCATCCTCGTCTACAAGAACGAGAACCACTCCTACAAGGAGCTGCCTCTGAGGCTCGGAGAGCTCGGAACCGTGCACAGGCACGAGAGGTCCGGAACCCTCCACGGTCTGTTCAGAGTAAGATGCTTCACCCAGGATGATGCACACATCTTCATGACCCCCGAGCAGATCCCTGACGAGATCGCAGGAGTCGTCAGGCTCGTCGATGAGGTCTATTCCAAATTCGGATTCAACTACCACATCGAACTCTCCACCAGGCCCGAGAACTCCATGGGAACCGACGAGGAGTGGGAGATGGCGACCAACGGTCTCAAGAAGGCACTGGACTCGCTTGGACGCGAGTACGCCATCCACGAGGGTGACGGAGCGTTCTACGGACCCAAGATCGACTTCCACGTCGAGGACTCTCTCGGAAGGACCTGGCAGTGCGGAACCATCCAGCTGGACTTCCAGCTGCCCCAGAGGTTCGACATCAACTACATCGGAGCCGACGGAGAGAAGCACAGGCCCATCATGATCCACCGTGTCATCTACGGATCCATCGACAGGTTCATGGGAATCCTCATCGAGCACTACGGAGGAAAGTTCCCCACCTGGCTCGCACCCGTTCAGGTCAGGGTCCTCTCGGTCTCCGAGAAGTCCTTCGACTATGCCGAGCAGGTGGCTGCCAAGCTGAAGGCTGCCGGAATCAGGGTCAAGCTGGACAACAGAGGCGAGAAGATCGGATACAAGATCCGTGAGGCTCAGCTCCAGAAGGTCCCCTACATGCTGGTCCTCGGAGAGAACGAGGTCCAGGACGGAACCATAGTCACCGTCAGGAAGAGGGACGGAGGAGACCAGGGTACCGTCAAGCTCGATGACTTCATCGCCGACCTCCAGAAAGAGATCGCCGACAGGGTCTGA
- a CDS encoding DNA topoisomerase VI subunit B, producing MPSNEDVTKKAAPKEKTVTAHKLESKQQEISVTEFFEKNKQILGFDSRSKSLLMGIKEAVDNSLDNCEEANILPEVTVRIERLNDEDYRVSIEDNGTGITHKAMPNVFGRLLYGSRFHALRQSRGQQGIGISATIMYGNITTGKPAHAISKIEGKDEVAWEMDIFIDTKTNRPVITNDRAFTWEGKEHGTKIEYTTKGRYITGKQSIFEYLKETAIVNPHAQITFYDPDNTKTVFERATDIMPPRPKEIKPHPEGMEIGDLFKYAANTQQKTLKAFLKNDFSRITDRLATEIFEIAKVDPDKKPDKLTREEAIAILDAITKVKIMAPPTDCLSPIGDTLIKKGLMHVLDGLRPEYYATPVTRSPKAVNGNPFVVEAGIVYGGDIPSDGQVQIYRFANRVPLLFKQGDCAITKAISDMDWRRYGLEQRGGKGIPYGPAIILVHVASTKVPFTSEGKEAVASFPELQSEIGLALRLCARNLKSHLNKQERKNKTHAKFEIVQEILPDMAKKVADHLNKPVPDLSRTITKIMNVVWVEPEVKKENKKLRTITYTVYNYTTQPRSIRLHAQVPKEAVNLSLFSGEYFLDMNEEGKANWEIKDLAPSTSTKISFELAGEMADTFDADDIYFSGLNPVIVMGAEMLPGDWGIKGLDIVQTSEDDLVSDDEEETQEAEDLDDE from the coding sequence ATGCCCTCGAACGAAGATGTTACTAAGAAAGCCGCACCGAAGGAAAAGACGGTCACTGCGCACAAATTGGAATCGAAGCAGCAGGAGATCTCGGTCACCGAATTCTTCGAGAAGAACAAACAGATCCTCGGATTCGATTCAAGGTCGAAGTCCCTGCTCATGGGAATCAAGGAAGCTGTCGACAACTCGTTGGATAACTGTGAGGAAGCCAACATCCTGCCGGAGGTTACGGTCAGGATCGAGAGGCTCAACGACGAGGACTACAGAGTCTCCATCGAGGATAACGGTACAGGTATCACCCATAAGGCCATGCCCAACGTATTCGGAAGGCTCCTGTACGGTTCCAGATTCCATGCTCTGAGGCAGTCCAGAGGACAGCAGGGTATCGGAATTTCAGCTACGATCATGTACGGAAACATCACCACCGGCAAACCCGCCCATGCCATATCCAAGATCGAGGGTAAGGACGAGGTTGCCTGGGAGATGGACATCTTCATCGACACGAAGACCAACAGACCGGTCATCACCAACGATAGGGCATTCACATGGGAAGGGAAGGAACACGGTACCAAGATCGAGTACACGACCAAGGGAAGGTACATCACCGGAAAGCAGTCGATCTTCGAATACCTGAAGGAGACCGCTATCGTCAACCCCCATGCCCAGATCACATTCTACGACCCCGACAACACCAAGACCGTGTTCGAGAGGGCCACTGACATCATGCCTCCGAGGCCCAAGGAGATCAAGCCCCACCCGGAGGGCATGGAGATAGGAGACCTGTTCAAGTATGCCGCCAACACGCAGCAGAAGACACTCAAGGCCTTCCTGAAGAACGACTTCTCCAGGATCACGGACAGGCTCGCGACCGAGATATTCGAAATCGCCAAAGTGGATCCGGACAAGAAGCCGGACAAGCTCACAAGGGAGGAGGCCATCGCCATCCTCGATGCGATCACCAAGGTCAAGATCATGGCCCCGCCGACGGATTGCCTGTCGCCTATCGGGGATACGCTGATCAAGAAGGGTCTGATGCACGTCCTGGACGGACTGAGGCCCGAATACTACGCTACGCCCGTCACACGTTCTCCTAAGGCCGTGAACGGAAACCCGTTCGTAGTAGAAGCAGGAATCGTCTACGGCGGAGATATCCCCTCGGACGGTCAGGTTCAGATCTATAGGTTCGCGAACCGCGTCCCGCTGCTGTTCAAACAGGGAGACTGCGCCATAACGAAGGCGATTTCCGACATGGACTGGAGGAGGTACGGACTGGAGCAGAGAGGTGGAAAGGGAATCCCGTACGGTCCCGCCATCATCCTTGTTCATGTTGCATCCACGAAGGTTCCGTTCACATCCGAGGGAAAGGAGGCTGTGGCTTCGTTCCCCGAGCTGCAGAGCGAGATAGGACTGGCGCTCAGACTATGCGCCAGGAACCTCAAGAGCCATCTGAACAAGCAGGAGAGGAAGAACAAGACCCATGCCAAGTTCGAGATCGTGCAGGAGATCCTGCCCGACATGGCGAAGAAGGTAGCGGACCATCTGAACAAGCCCGTTCCCGATCTCAGCAGGACCATCACCAAAATCATGAACGTGGTCTGGGTGGAGCCCGAGGTGAAGAAGGAGAACAAGAAGCTCCGCACCATCACCTACACGGTTTACAATTACACTACACAACCCCGCAGCATAAGGTTGCACGCACAGGTCCCGAAGGAGGCCGTCAACCTATCGCTGTTCTCGGGAGAGTACTTCCTTGACATGAACGAAGAGGGCAAGGCCAACTGGGAGATCAAGGATCTGGCCCCGTCCACATCCACCAAGATATCTTTCGAGCTCGCAGGCGAGATGGCGGACACCTTCGATGCAGACGACATCTACTTCTCCGGACTCAACCCGGTGATCGTGATGGGTGCGGAAATGCTCCCGGGAGACTGGGGAATAAAGGGACTGGACATCGTCCAGACCTCGGAGGATGACCTCGTGTCCGATGACGAGGAGGAGACACAGGAGGCGGAAGACCTTGACGATGAATGA
- a CDS encoding GTP-binding protein, whose product MATIEEQIKELEEQISKTKYNKATEGHIGKLKAKIARLNEEEEKRRASKGGNTKGFYVKKAGNATVALVGFPSVGKSTLLNQLTGAKSEVGAYHFTTLDVVPGVMVYNHAKIQILDMPGLIKDASRGKGRGREVIAAARSADVILLVVDIFNPNMNVLFKELYNAAIRLNQTKPDVVISRSDQGGILVKPTVKLTKITPEIIKDMTAAYGHINATVVVREDIDVEQMLDVLAGNRVYIKAIMAINKVDLAKPGQLEEVLEMHKQFRCVPVSAATGYGMEELKQAMYDTIDMIRIYLKPQGQEADLEVPLIVKRGNTVGDVCELIHRDFKNNFRYAMVWGTSAKFPGQTVGLDHKVADKDILCIIVKRT is encoded by the coding sequence ATGGCGACCATCGAGGAGCAAATAAAGGAGTTGGAGGAGCAGATCTCCAAGACCAAATATAACAAGGCTACCGAAGGTCACATTGGAAAGCTCAAGGCGAAGATAGCACGTCTCAATGAGGAAGAGGAGAAGAGGCGTGCCTCCAAGGGTGGCAACACCAAAGGATTCTATGTCAAGAAGGCAGGTAATGCAACAGTTGCACTGGTAGGATTCCCGTCAGTGGGAAAGTCCACCCTTCTCAATCAGCTAACCGGTGCCAAATCCGAGGTCGGGGCGTATCACTTCACAACACTGGATGTCGTTCCCGGAGTCATGGTTTACAACCATGCCAAGATCCAGATCCTGGATATGCCTGGACTGATCAAGGACGCATCCCGCGGAAAGGGAAGGGGAAGGGAGGTCATCGCGGCCGCAAGATCCGCAGACGTCATCCTCCTGGTCGTCGATATCTTCAATCCAAACATGAACGTCCTCTTCAAGGAACTTTACAACGCGGCCATTCGTCTCAACCAGACGAAGCCCGACGTGGTCATCAGCCGTTCTGACCAGGGAGGAATCCTGGTTAAGCCGACCGTGAAACTCACGAAGATCACACCGGAGATCATCAAGGATATGACCGCCGCATACGGGCATATCAACGCCACCGTCGTCGTCCGTGAGGACATCGACGTCGAGCAGATGCTGGATGTACTGGCGGGGAACAGGGTTTACATCAAGGCGATCATGGCGATTAACAAGGTCGACCTGGCGAAGCCCGGACAGCTCGAAGAGGTCCTTGAGATGCACAAGCAGTTCCGTTGCGTTCCCGTTTCGGCAGCGACCGGATACGGTATGGAGGAGCTGAAGCAGGCCATGTACGACACCATCGACATGATCCGCATATACCTGAAGCCTCAGGGGCAGGAAGCGGATCTGGAGGTCCCCCTCATCGTCAAGCGCGGCAACACGGTTGGGGACGTCTGCGAGCTGATCCACAGGGATTTTAAGAACAACTTCAGATATGCTATGGTCTGGGGGACGAGCGCCAAGTTCCCTGGTCAGACCGTGGGCCTCGACCACAAGGTCGCGGACAAGGACATCCTCTGCATCATCGTGAAGAGAACCTGA
- a CDS encoding ABC transporter ATP-binding protein, translating to MTVVISTQVFFDLEIPGYMARITVLLSQSSPANLIMDEGLAMIGCSIASVFCSVAAGGIAAYVASEFAKILRKKQFEKVQSFSPEEMGRFNIYSLITRSTNDVTQVQLAMGRTSKLIVMVPVMTYIALSKVATGSWEWTEVTAVGITAIIIVQIFMLYYVIPRYRKVQGYTDEMNRTVREGLSGVRVIRAFNAEDYQNKKADDANDELTENNLYASRLLAFTRPFNGVVQNILTVAIYMLGAGIILAASADDALIVFSNMIVFSSYIMYVVSAFILLAHVAMGLPRAIICGRRVREVIDTDTTILNGTVTESEDTDVCISFKDVAFAYPGSKAEALSGISFDVRRGETVAVIGQTGSGKTSLVNLVPRMFDATSGKVVIDGIDVKDYDLDVLRSKIGYATQKPMLFSGTARFNIGYGRSDCSDDEMMAAARVACIDTFLQSKEGLDTVVEQMGSNLSGGQRQRISIARAVCKRPEIYIFDDTFSALDFKTDAQVRRNLKKETSGSTILIVSQRIGTIADADRIIVLSDGKMVGNGKHEQLLKDCDIYREMARIQDYEVME from the coding sequence ATGACCGTAGTGATTTCCACTCAGGTATTCTTCGACCTGGAGATCCCGGGATACATGGCCAGAATCACGGTCCTTCTCAGTCAGAGCAGCCCTGCCAATCTGATCATGGACGAGGGGCTTGCCATGATTGGATGTTCCATCGCCAGTGTGTTCTGTTCCGTCGCTGCCGGAGGCATCGCTGCATATGTCGCATCGGAGTTCGCGAAGATCCTCAGGAAGAAGCAGTTCGAGAAGGTACAATCCTTCTCGCCGGAGGAGATGGGCAGATTCAACATCTACAGTCTCATAACCCGTTCGACCAATGATGTCACCCAGGTTCAGCTGGCCATGGGCAGGACATCCAAGCTTATCGTCATGGTCCCGGTGATGACATACATAGCGTTGAGCAAGGTGGCTACCGGAAGCTGGGAATGGACCGAGGTCACAGCTGTCGGAATCACCGCCATCATCATCGTCCAGATCTTCATGCTTTACTACGTCATACCGCGCTACAGGAAGGTCCAGGGATACACCGACGAGATGAACAGGACCGTGAGGGAAGGTCTCTCCGGAGTGAGGGTCATCCGTGCCTTCAACGCAGAGGATTATCAGAACAAGAAGGCCGATGACGCTAACGATGAACTCACAGAGAACAATCTCTACGCATCTCGTCTGCTGGCGTTCACCCGCCCTTTCAACGGTGTGGTCCAAAACATACTGACCGTGGCCATATACATGCTGGGCGCAGGGATCATATTAGCCGCTTCGGCCGATGACGCGCTCATAGTGTTCTCGAATATGATCGTATTCTCCTCGTACATCATGTACGTCGTATCCGCCTTCATCCTTCTGGCCCATGTCGCGATGGGATTGCCCAGAGCTATTATCTGCGGAAGGAGGGTCAGAGAAGTCATCGATACCGACACCACAATCCTGAACGGAACCGTCACCGAATCAGAGGATACCGATGTTTGCATCTCGTTCAAGGATGTCGCGTTCGCCTATCCTGGCAGCAAGGCAGAGGCTCTTTCCGGCATATCGTTCGATGTGCGCAGGGGAGAGACCGTCGCAGTCATAGGACAGACCGGTTCAGGAAAGACATCGCTGGTCAATCTGGTCCCCCGCATGTTCGACGCCACCTCAGGCAAGGTGGTGATCGATGGCATCGATGTCAAGGACTATGATCTGGACGTTCTCCGTTCGAAGATCGGTTACGCAACCCAGAAACCAATGCTCTTCTCGGGAACGGCGAGATTCAACATCGGATACGGCAGATCTGATTGTTCCGATGATGAGATGATGGCCGCAGCCCGCGTGGCATGCATAGACACATTCCTGCAATCGAAGGAAGGATTGGATACCGTCGTCGAGCAGATGGGAAGCAACCTCTCGGGTGGACAGAGGCAGAGGATCTCCATCGCCAGAGCGGTCTGCAAGCGTCCGGAGATCTACATCTTCGACGATACCTTCTCCGCATTGGATTTCAAGACGGACGCTCAGGTTCGCAGGAACCTGAAGAAGGAGACTTCGGGTTCCACCATACTCATCGTATCGCAAAGGATAGGGACGATAGCCGATGCCGACAGGATAATAGTCCTTTCCGACGGAAAGATGGTCGGTAACGGCAAGCACGAACAGCTCCTGAAGGATTGCGATATCTACAGGGAGATGGCCAGGATCCAGGACTACGAGGTGATGGAATGA